In the genome of Pseudomonas sp. HS6, one region contains:
- the tssH gene encoding type VI secretion system ATPase TssH, with protein MINVDLQQLIQALDAETRRDLERSAERCVARGGSKILVEDLLLGLLERPNGLLSRALQDADVDAGELSAALQSRVEHSASRNPVFAPELVQWLQDALLVANLELGQTSVEDAALILALLRNPMRYAGSRYQPLLAKLNIDRLKEFALSQQPQAAANGKPAAQGESLLERFTHNLTQQARDGKLDPVLCRDGAIRQMVDILARRRKNNPIVVGEAGVGKTAIVEGLASRIAAGEVPQVLKGVELLSLDMGLLQAGASVKGEFERRLKGVIDEVKASPKPIILFIDEAHTLIGAGGNAGGSDAANLLKPALARGELRTIAATTWAEYKKYFEKDPALARRFQPVQLHEPTVSEAVTILRGLAQVYEKSHGIYLRDDAVVSAAELSARYLAGRQLPDKAVDVLDTACARVRISLAAAPESLERLRGELAEGGRQRQALRRDAEAGLLIDHEALDALEARLDEAEDEMVALETQWTEQKQLAERLLELRQQLAKAREAAAVEPVVTVEEDAEGTVIETVAAEVEEGQSVEALEAQLNETHSALTAAQVKERLVSFEVCPRLVAEVISAWTGVPLAQLAREHNAKVASFATDLRTRIRGQEQAVHALDRSMRATAAGLNKPDAPVGVFLLVGPSGVGKTETALALADLLYGGDRFITTINMSEFQEKHTVSRLIGAPPGYVGYGEGGMLTEAVRQKPYSVVLLDEVEKADPDVLNLFYQIFDKGVANDGEGREIDFRNTLILMTSNLGSDKISDLCEDGARPTAEVLEETIRPVLSKHFKPALLARMKVVPYYPVGGPVLRELIEIKLGRLGERLNRRQLDFSWCQNLVDHLSERCTQSESGARLIDHLLDQHVLPLVADRLLDAMATGESLKRVHATLDGGASVTCEFA; from the coding sequence ATGATCAACGTAGACCTGCAACAACTCATCCAGGCGCTGGACGCCGAAACCCGTCGCGATCTGGAGCGTTCGGCCGAGCGCTGCGTCGCCCGTGGCGGCAGCAAGATTCTGGTCGAGGACTTGCTGCTCGGCCTGCTGGAGCGCCCGAACGGTCTGCTCTCCCGCGCGCTGCAAGATGCCGACGTTGACGCTGGCGAACTGAGCGCCGCCCTGCAATCGCGGGTCGAGCACAGCGCTTCGCGCAACCCGGTGTTCGCTCCGGAACTGGTGCAGTGGCTGCAAGACGCGCTGCTGGTGGCCAACCTTGAACTGGGCCAGACCTCGGTCGAAGACGCGGCGCTGATTCTCGCGCTGCTGCGCAACCCGATGCGCTACGCCGGCAGCCGCTACCAGCCGTTGCTCGCCAAACTGAACATCGATCGCCTGAAGGAATTTGCCCTCTCGCAACAGCCTCAGGCTGCGGCCAACGGCAAGCCGGCCGCCCAAGGTGAATCGCTGCTCGAGCGCTTCACTCACAACCTGACCCAACAGGCCCGCGACGGCAAACTCGACCCGGTGCTGTGCCGCGATGGCGCGATCCGCCAGATGGTCGACATCCTCGCCCGTCGCCGCAAGAACAACCCGATCGTGGTCGGTGAAGCCGGTGTCGGTAAAACCGCCATCGTCGAAGGCCTGGCCTCGCGCATCGCTGCCGGTGAAGTGCCGCAAGTGCTCAAGGGCGTCGAGCTGCTGTCGCTGGACATGGGCCTGTTGCAGGCTGGCGCGAGCGTCAAAGGTGAATTCGAACGTCGTCTGAAAGGCGTGATCGACGAGGTCAAAGCCTCACCGAAACCGATCATCCTGTTCATCGACGAAGCCCACACCCTGATCGGTGCGGGCGGCAATGCCGGCGGTTCCGACGCAGCCAACTTGCTGAAACCGGCGCTGGCCCGTGGCGAACTGCGCACTATCGCCGCGACCACCTGGGCCGAGTACAAGAAATACTTCGAGAAAGACCCGGCGCTGGCCCGTCGTTTCCAACCGGTTCAGCTGCACGAACCGACCGTGAGCGAAGCGGTGACCATTCTGCGTGGCCTGGCTCAGGTCTACGAGAAGAGCCACGGCATCTACCTGCGCGATGACGCGGTGGTTTCTGCAGCTGAGCTGTCTGCCCGTTACCTCGCCGGTCGGCAACTGCCGGACAAGGCCGTCGACGTCCTCGACACCGCGTGCGCCCGCGTTCGCATCAGCCTCGCCGCCGCCCCGGAAAGCCTGGAGCGCCTGCGTGGTGAACTGGCTGAAGGTGGCCGCCAGCGTCAAGCCCTGCGCCGCGATGCCGAAGCCGGTCTGCTGATCGACCACGAAGCGCTGGATGCACTGGAAGCGCGTCTGGACGAAGCCGAAGACGAAATGGTCGCACTGGAAACCCAGTGGACCGAGCAGAAACAACTGGCCGAGCGCCTGCTGGAACTGCGTCAGCAACTGGCCAAGGCTCGTGAAGCCGCTGCGGTCGAGCCGGTGGTCACTGTTGAGGAAGACGCCGAAGGCACCGTGATCGAAACCGTTGCCGCTGAAGTTGAAGAAGGCCAAAGCGTCGAAGCGCTGGAAGCGCAACTCAACGAAACCCACAGCGCCCTGACCGCCGCTCAGGTCAAGGAGCGTCTGGTCAGCTTCGAAGTCTGCCCGCGTCTGGTGGCCGAAGTGATCAGCGCCTGGACCGGCGTGCCGCTGGCGCAACTGGCCCGTGAACACAACGCCAAAGTCGCAAGCTTCGCCACCGACCTGCGCACCCGCATCCGTGGTCAGGAACAAGCCGTGCACGCACTGGATCGCTCGATGCGCGCCACCGCTGCCGGCCTGAACAAGCCTGACGCACCGGTCGGCGTGTTCCTGCTGGTGGGCCCGAGCGGCGTCGGCAAGACCGAAACCGCACTGGCACTCGCCGACCTGCTGTACGGCGGCGACCGTTTCATCACCACCATCAACATGTCCGAGTTCCAGGAGAAGCACACCGTTTCCCGCCTGATCGGTGCGCCGCCAGGCTACGTCGGTTACGGCGAGGGCGGCATGCTCACCGAAGCCGTGCGCCAGAAACCGTACTCGGTGGTGCTGCTCGATGAGGTCGAGAAGGCCGACCCGGACGTGCTCAACCTGTTCTACCAAATCTTCGACAAAGGCGTGGCCAACGACGGCGAAGGACGCGAAATCGACTTCCGCAACACGTTGATCCTGATGACCTCGAACTTGGGCAGCGACAAGATCAGCGACCTCTGTGAAGACGGCGCGCGTCCGACTGCCGAAGTGCTGGAAGAAACCATTCGCCCGGTGCTCAGCAAACACTTCAAACCGGCGCTGCTGGCGCGGATGAAAGTGGTGCCGTATTACCCGGTCGGTGGCCCGGTGCTCCGAGAGCTGATCGAGATCAAACTCGGTCGTCTGGGCGAGCGCCTGAACCGTCGTCAGCTGGATTTCAGCTGGTGCCAGAACCTTGTCGATCACCTGTCCGAGCGCTGCACCCAGAGCGAAAGCGGTGCGCGCCTGATCGACCACTTGCTCGACCAGCACGTATTGCCGCTGGTGGCCGACCGCTTGCTCGACGCCATGGCCACCGGTGAAAGCCTCAAGCGCGTGCATGCGACGCTCGACGGTGGCGCCAGCGTGACCTGCGAGTTCGCCTGA